The genome window GTTTACATCGTAGCCGTGGAACACACGAACTTCGTTTTCGCTCACGAACAGCGCTTCACCCGGGATGACTTGGATTTTGTTGCCTTTGAACAAAGAGCCTACGCCACCGGTCAATTGCTTGACGATGCCGCCTTTCCACTCTTGCACTTTGGCAAAATCCACTTTCACGTTCTCCATGGTGATCCCCATGGACTCGGTATGCTGTGCGTGCTCATAAGTGTGTGCTGCATGGATCATTGCTTTGGACGGAATGCAGCCTACGTTCAAGCATACGCCACCCAGTTCCGCTTTTTCCACAACAGCCACGGTTTTGCCCAGTTGGGCGGCACGAATAGCCGCCACGTATCCACCCGGACCAGCACCGATCACCAGCACGTCTACTTCTGTAGTAAATTCACCTACTACCATTGCTTCTTATCCCTCCATGACAAGCAGCGTCGGGTTCTCCAAGAGCTGCTTCACGTAGTTGACGAAACGTTGAGCCGGTTCGCCATCAACCAAGCGGTGGTCAAAGCTGAGAGACAGGTGCAGCATTTGGCCAACCACGATTTCTCCATTTTTCACAATCGGTTTTTCACTGATGCGTCCTACGCCCAAGATCGCCACTTCTGGGTGGTTAATGATTGGGGTAAAGAACATTCCGCCTGCAGAACCGATGTTGGTGATGCTGAAAGTAGATCCTTTCAGATCATCGGCAGTCGCTTTGCGATCGCGGGCTTTTTTCGCCAGTTCGCCGATTTCGCCAGCGATTTGGAAGATGGACTTGCTGTCAGCGCCTTTGACTACAGGTACAAGCAGGCCGTCTTCAGTCGAAGTGGCGATTCCGATGTTGTAGTATTTTTTATAGATGACTTCTTGTTTTTCATCATCGATGGATGCGTTCAGCTCAGGGAACTTTTTCAGTCCAGCCACTACCGCTTTTACGATCATTGGCAGGTAAGTCAGCTTCACGCCGCGCTCTTCTGCGAGTGGTTTTGCGTCTTTGCGCATAGCCACGAGTGCTGTTACATCCACTTCATCAAAGATGGTTACGTGTGGAGCGGTGTAAGCGGATTTCACCATTGCTTTTGCGATTGCTTTACGCATACCTTTGAGTGGTACGCGCTCTTCCAATTCGCCAGCTGCAGTTGGCGTGTAGTGAACAGTAGGAGCTGCTGCTGCTTGCGCTACGCCAGTCGGTGCTGCGGCTGCTTCCGGAGCTGTGGCCGCTGCAGGAGTAGCCGCAGTCGCAGCTGCTGGTGCAACGCCGCCTGCTGCGAAGCGATCTACGTCTTCGCGAGTGATGCGGCCCAGTTTGCCTGTACCAGGTACGTTTGCCAATTGAACTCCTTTTTCACGTGCGTATTTACGTACGGATGGAGTCGCGAGTACATGCTTGCGATCGATTGGCGCTGCCACAGCAGTCGCGGTTGCTTGCGCCATAGGCGTTTCCAGTGCTTGGTTTGCATTCGCACTCACTTGAGAGCCGATATCGCAGCCTGGTTCCATCTTGTCAGCTTCAGCTGGTGCAGGAGCTGCTGGAGCTTCTGCCACAGGTGCATCGCCATGACCATGGACTGGCAGGTTAGGAATTTCGCCTTCTACTTCAAAGTCAATCAGTGGGTCACCAACTACGGAAACGGTACCCTCTGTTACTTTCAGTTCGAGGACTTTCCCTTTAACAGGCGATGGCACTTCTACAACCGCCTTGTCATTTTGTACTTCCATGATGACCTGGTCTTCTTCTACGGAATCCCCCGGCTGTACGTGCCATTTGACGATTTCGCCTTCATGGATGCCCTCGCCGAGCTCCGGGAGTCTGAATGTAAAACGACTCACGATATCTCCTCCTTATAAACAGTTCGCCATATTTTTACCCTGTATCTGCCAAAAGAAGGCGGAAAGCTCTCATCTTTCCGCCGATTGTCCTTAAAAATCAAGCACTTGTGTCAAACCGTCCACTACGCGCTTCACGTCAGGAAGCCATACATCTTCTGCTTGCGCAAACGGATAAACGGTATCCGGTGCTGTGATGCGCAGAACTGGCGCTTCCAGGTGCAGGATCGCACGCTCGTTGATTTGCGTGATGATTTCCGCTGCGACGCCGGAAGTTTTTTGTGCTTCCTGCACGACAATTGCACGGTTGGTTTTCTTCACGGATTCAACGATGGTGTCGATATCGAGTGGGCTGATGGTGCGCAGGTCGATTACTTCTACCTTTGCTCCGCGAGCTTTTTCGATTTCTTCTGCCGCTTTCAAGCTGGTGTGCACCATTGCACCGTACGTGATGATGGTAGCATCTGTACCTTCTTTCACTACGTTCGCTTTTCCGAGTGGAATGGTGTAATCGCCTTCTGGTACTTCTTGACGGAAGGAACGATACAGCTTCATGTGCTCAAGGAACACGACTGGATCATTGTCGCGGATTGCGGAGATCAAGAGTCCTTTTGCATCGTACGGGTTGGACGGGATCACCACTTTCAGACCCGGCGTTTGCAGCATCAGACCTTCCAGGGAGTCGGCATGAAGCTCAGGAGTTTTCACGCCGCCACCAAATGGGGAGCGGAAAGTCACCGGGCTGTGGAAGCGTCCACCGGAACGGTAACGCATGCGAGTTGCTTGAGAAGCAATCGCATCGAACGTCTCGAATACGAATCCAAAGAACTGGATTTCAGCTACTGGACGGAAGCCGTTGATCGACAGACCAACAGCCAATCCGCCAATACCGGATTCTGCCAGCGGGGTGTCAAACACGCGCTGCTCACCGAATTCTGCTTGCAGACCTTCAGTCGCACGGAATACCCCGCCGTTTTTCCCTACGT of Brevibacillus choshinensis contains these proteins:
- a CDS encoding dihydrolipoamide acetyltransferase family protein: MSRFTFRLPELGEGIHEGEIVKWHVQPGDSVEEDQVIMEVQNDKAVVEVPSPVKGKVLELKVTEGTVSVVGDPLIDFEVEGEIPNLPVHGHGDAPVAEAPAAPAPAEADKMEPGCDIGSQVSANANQALETPMAQATATAVAAPIDRKHVLATPSVRKYAREKGVQLANVPGTGKLGRITREDVDRFAAGGVAPAAATAATPAAATAPEAAAAPTGVAQAAAAPTVHYTPTAAGELEERVPLKGMRKAIAKAMVKSAYTAPHVTIFDEVDVTALVAMRKDAKPLAEERGVKLTYLPMIVKAVVAGLKKFPELNASIDDEKQEVIYKKYYNIGIATSTEDGLLVPVVKGADSKSIFQIAGEIGELAKKARDRKATADDLKGSTFSITNIGSAGGMFFTPIINHPEVAILGVGRISEKPIVKNGEIVVGQMLHLSLSFDHRLVDGEPAQRFVNYVKQLLENPTLLVMEG
- a CDS encoding alpha-ketoacid dehydrogenase subunit beta, with amino-acid sequence MAQMTMVQAITDAMRVELKRDETVLVFGEDVGKNGGVFRATEGLQAEFGEQRVFDTPLAESGIGGLAVGLSINGFRPVAEIQFFGFVFETFDAIASQATRMRYRSGGRFHSPVTFRSPFGGGVKTPELHADSLEGLMLQTPGLKVVIPSNPYDAKGLLISAIRDNDPVVFLEHMKLYRSFRQEVPEGDYTIPLGKANVVKEGTDATIITYGAMVHTSLKAAEEIEKARGAKVEVIDLRTISPLDIDTIVESVKKTNRAIVVQEAQKTSGVAAEIITQINERAILHLEAPVLRITAPDTVYPFAQAEDVWLPDVKRVVDGLTQVLDF